A stretch of the Synechocystis sp. PCC 7338 genome encodes the following:
- the polA gene encoding DNA polymerase I — protein sequence MFMSAESPLLLLVDGHSLAFRAYYAFGLSKKGPLRTTAGIPTSVCFGFLNSLIQVMESQKPAAIAIAFDRREPTFRHEADVAYKSNRQETPEDFAEDLSYLQQLLQALNLRTITYAGYEADDILGTLAHQGSDAGYRVKILSGDRDLFQLVTPEQNISVLYLTRNPFSSNTGYDELDWQGVVDKMGVTPAQIVDFKALCGDKSDCIPGINGIGEKTAIKLLAEYETLEKIYDNLEQIKGALKTKLANGKNDAMHSQMLARIVVDVTLEITWEDLQLTGFSTDRLVPLLEKLELRTFIDKIATFHRAFGDKYGSVPVDGGMESKLKDNAVKTNQTAKAKAKVSQDDSQQLSLFDGVPTVTKEDGLITIQLPEQIQPQIITTIPQLQALVEELKNYTDAKFPVAWDTETNSLDPLIADLVGIGCAWGQQLHQVAYIPLEHNEGEQLSIDIVKNLLGEILKNSNYPKVLQNTKFDRRVLAHHGMELGGVVLDTMLASYVLQPEETHNLTDLCRRYNLGLVALSYKDLGLKKDQTIADLPLETAGQYCGLDCYATYLLAEKLQQELNNYPELAAIVRDIEQPLEKILAAMEDRGIRIDCDYLQTLSEQLAKKLLTIETTAYAAAGENFNLSSPKQLGSILFEKLGLDRKKSRKTKTGYSTDHATLEKLQGDHPIIDAILEHRTLAKLKSTYVDALPELVNAQTQRIHTDFNQAVTSTGRLSSSNPNLQNIPIRSDFSRQIRRAFLPQQDWLLVSADYSQIELRILAHLSQEPVLLQAYGYRQDVHAVTAKLLFGKEDITPAERNLGKTINFGVIYGMGAQRFARETGISAVEGREFIDRYHRTYAQVFDYLETMKLEAIAKGYVTTIVGRRRYFNFVTDALRRLRGKTVTELDLAGIKMNYNDAQLLRSAANAPIQGSSADIIKIAMVKLADLLENYQTRMLLQVHDELIFEMPPEEWQELFPLIQNTMEQALTLSVPLVVEMHRGSNWMEAK from the coding sequence GTGTTTATGTCTGCTGAATCCCCTTTGTTATTGTTAGTTGATGGCCATTCCTTAGCATTCCGGGCTTACTATGCTTTTGGTTTGTCAAAAAAGGGTCCTCTGCGGACAACAGCGGGCATTCCCACCAGTGTATGTTTTGGTTTTTTAAATTCCTTGATACAGGTGATGGAATCCCAAAAACCAGCGGCGATCGCCATTGCCTTTGACCGCCGGGAACCCACCTTTCGCCATGAGGCCGACGTAGCTTATAAATCTAACCGTCAGGAAACCCCCGAGGATTTTGCTGAAGACTTAAGCTATCTCCAGCAATTGCTACAGGCCCTTAATTTACGAACCATCACCTATGCAGGCTATGAAGCTGACGACATTTTAGGCACCTTAGCCCACCAGGGTAGTGACGCTGGCTATCGAGTTAAAATTCTCAGTGGCGATCGGGATTTGTTCCAACTGGTCACCCCAGAGCAAAATATTTCCGTTTTATACCTAACCCGTAATCCCTTTTCCAGTAACACTGGCTATGACGAATTGGACTGGCAGGGAGTGGTGGACAAAATGGGAGTGACCCCCGCCCAAATTGTGGATTTTAAAGCTCTCTGTGGAGATAAATCCGACTGCATTCCGGGCATTAATGGCATTGGTGAAAAAACCGCCATTAAGCTTTTAGCTGAGTACGAAACCCTAGAGAAAATATATGACAACTTAGAACAGATTAAAGGAGCGTTAAAAACGAAGTTAGCCAATGGCAAAAATGATGCCATGCACTCCCAAATGTTGGCTCGCATTGTAGTGGATGTAACTCTGGAGATAACCTGGGAAGATTTACAATTAACTGGATTTTCCACCGATCGCCTGGTGCCGCTGTTGGAAAAATTAGAGCTACGAACTTTTATCGACAAAATTGCAACTTTCCACCGTGCTTTTGGGGATAAGTATGGATCAGTACCAGTGGACGGTGGAATGGAGAGTAAGCTAAAGGATAACGCAGTTAAAACTAATCAAACTGCCAAGGCAAAAGCAAAAGTTAGCCAGGATGATTCCCAACAACTATCCTTGTTTGACGGCGTCCCCACCGTAACCAAAGAAGATGGTTTAATCACTATTCAATTGCCAGAACAAATTCAGCCACAAATTATTACCACTATTCCCCAACTGCAAGCTCTGGTTGAGGAATTAAAAAATTATACAGATGCAAAGTTTCCCGTTGCCTGGGACACAGAAACCAACAGTTTAGATCCCCTAATTGCCGACTTAGTTGGCATTGGTTGTGCCTGGGGTCAACAGCTCCATCAAGTGGCCTATATTCCCCTGGAGCACAATGAAGGGGAACAGTTATCCATCGACATAGTTAAAAATCTTTTGGGCGAAATTTTGAAAAATTCTAACTACCCCAAAGTCTTACAAAATACCAAATTTGATCGACGGGTTTTGGCCCACCACGGCATGGAGTTGGGGGGGGTCGTGTTGGATACTATGCTAGCTAGTTACGTGCTCCAACCGGAGGAAACCCATAATTTAACCGATCTTTGCCGTCGCTATAACCTTGGTTTGGTGGCCCTGAGTTATAAGGATTTGGGCTTAAAAAAAGACCAGACCATTGCCGATTTACCCCTAGAGACAGCGGGACAATATTGCGGTTTAGATTGCTATGCCACCTATTTATTGGCAGAAAAATTACAACAAGAACTGAATAATTATCCCGAACTTGCGGCTATTGTTAGGGACATTGAACAACCTCTGGAAAAAATTTTAGCGGCTATGGAAGATAGGGGGATTCGCATTGATTGCGATTATTTACAAACCCTATCGGAGCAATTGGCGAAAAAATTGCTCACCATTGAAACCACAGCCTATGCAGCAGCAGGGGAAAATTTTAATCTCAGTTCTCCCAAACAATTGGGTAGTATTTTGTTTGAGAAGTTGGGCCTAGACCGCAAAAAATCCCGCAAAACAAAAACTGGTTATTCTACCGACCATGCCACCCTCGAAAAACTCCAGGGAGACCACCCCATCATTGATGCAATTCTGGAACATCGTACTTTGGCAAAATTAAAATCCACCTATGTGGATGCTTTGCCGGAATTAGTTAATGCCCAAACCCAACGTATTCACACCGATTTTAACCAGGCCGTCACTTCCACTGGGCGGCTGTCTTCTTCCAATCCTAATTTGCAAAATATTCCCATCCGTTCTGATTTTTCCAGACAAATTCGGCGAGCTTTTTTACCCCAACAGGATTGGCTTTTAGTGTCGGCGGATTATTCCCAAATTGAGTTACGTATCCTGGCCCACCTTTCCCAAGAACCGGTGTTATTACAGGCCTATGGCTATCGCCAGGATGTCCATGCTGTGACTGCTAAATTGCTCTTTGGTAAAGAGGACATTACCCCGGCGGAAAGGAATTTGGGTAAAACAATTAATTTTGGCGTGATCTATGGCATGGGGGCCCAGCGCTTTGCTCGGGAAACGGGAATTTCCGCAGTGGAAGGTCGGGAATTTATTGACCGTTACCACCGCACCTATGCCCAAGTTTTTGATTACCTGGAAACCATGAAGCTAGAGGCGATCGCCAAGGGTTATGTGACCACCATTGTGGGCAGAAGACGTTACTTTAATTTTGTCACCGATGCCCTACGACGGCTGAGGGGAAAAACTGTGACGGAGCTAGATTTAGCTGGCATTAAAATGAACTATAACGACGCCCAACTTTTGCGCTCAGCAGCCAATGCTCCCATCCAAGGTTCCAGCGCCGATATTATCAAAATTGCCATGGTTAAACTAGCGGATCTGTTAGAAAACTACCAAACCCGCATGTTACTCCAGGTCCATGATGAACTAATTTTTGAAATGCCGCCGGAGGAATGGCAAGAGCTATTTCCCCTAATCCAAAACACCATGGAGCAGGCATTAACCCTATCGGTGCCTTTAGTGGTGGAAATGCATCGGGGTAGTAATTGGATGGAAGCTAAGTAA
- a CDS encoding phosphoketolase: protein MTVAAAPAFCQGIRFFGENLPDFDRYGQETAIASGKQAINSSSDPQAVYQTLLAADALRYLTLQTTASKESGHPGGFASIAEAIASLVMLGYKNTVTEVGHHAPGFYSTMFLDRSLEAMGINTVQELGDRFREMHGLLGHLSGQIPGLLAPAGPLGQGQHFAMAGAKLHPGTLFPVTIGDGGLGEPYIMSSFGHFHTAYPQVTNFLPILVWNGFSQEHHSMVSTQSNEAMVNYWRGNGFKNVILVNAKDFDDSNQPGDFVDSTKFSFKQRLAFTQAVLEVTDQAAQAALNGTLTVLIVKQLKGAGVHKSGAKSHNLYPGDSLEKDYIVSALQERALSPDAWQLVRTNFERSHGGPAAQTVVTESVLPLADLGTLPLREFALEDKQVATTAMGDLVVHVGKQDANFVVTNADGNAASGINNINVGLKIVHPTVDQDYFQGPNGQVYEPLSEDACAGLAAAQALFGGRTLWCSYESFAINGLPIWQTVTQAMAELRRPTPSTITLFTAGALEQGRNGWTHQRPEIENYFAAMMRNGNIFPLFPCDANGIQVCYDWALTTSNKGIPITASKSPLPIRTTLEENRQGLAKGGVLIHSSTGSKTVVFAVIGDMTLIPVLEAVSQLESKGYGVKVVSVINPRRLYRPHDVQWEDCSESDGGFLSDAEFAELFGGDALIGVTGGSGAMLEPVMLRSACPRDIFAWKRGETTASAGQLMAYNGLTSQALGDRAKALLA from the coding sequence ATGACCGTTGCCGCCGCCCCTGCTTTTTGCCAAGGAATTCGCTTTTTCGGTGAAAACCTGCCGGATTTTGATCGTTATGGCCAGGAAACGGCGATCGCCAGTGGGAAACAAGCCATCAACTCATCCAGTGATCCCCAGGCAGTTTATCAAACGTTATTGGCGGCGGATGCCCTGCGCTATTTGACCCTACAAACTACGGCTAGCAAGGAATCAGGACACCCCGGTGGCTTTGCCAGCATTGCCGAGGCGATCGCCTCCTTAGTGATGTTGGGCTACAAAAATACGGTGACGGAAGTAGGTCACCATGCCCCCGGTTTTTACAGCACCATGTTTCTGGATCGTTCCCTGGAAGCCATGGGGATTAATACAGTACAAGAACTTGGCGATCGGTTCCGGGAAATGCACGGGCTCTTGGGTCACCTCTCAGGCCAAATTCCTGGTTTATTAGCGCCAGCGGGACCTCTGGGCCAGGGTCAACATTTCGCCATGGCCGGGGCTAAACTCCATCCTGGCACCCTCTTTCCTGTCACCATCGGCGATGGCGGCCTGGGGGAACCCTACATCATGAGCAGTTTTGGCCATTTCCACACGGCCTATCCCCAAGTTACGAATTTCCTCCCCATTTTAGTTTGGAACGGTTTTAGCCAAGAACACCACAGCATGGTTTCCACCCAGAGCAACGAAGCCATGGTCAATTATTGGCGGGGCAACGGTTTCAAAAATGTCATTTTAGTTAACGCCAAAGATTTCGACGACAGCAATCAACCAGGGGATTTTGTTGACAGCACCAAGTTTTCTTTTAAGCAACGCTTAGCCTTCACCCAAGCCGTATTGGAAGTCACTGACCAAGCCGCCCAGGCCGCCCTCAATGGTACGTTGACTGTCCTGATTGTGAAGCAATTAAAAGGGGCTGGGGTCCACAAATCGGGAGCAAAATCCCATAACCTTTATCCCGGCGATAGTCTTGAGAAAGACTACATTGTTAGCGCTTTGCAAGAACGGGCTTTATCTCCAGACGCATGGCAATTGGTGCGGACTAATTTTGAGCGCTCCCATGGTGGCCCGGCGGCCCAGACAGTGGTAACGGAATCGGTTCTGCCCCTAGCGGATTTGGGCACTCTGCCCCTTAGGGAATTTGCCCTGGAAGATAAACAGGTGGCCACCACGGCCATGGGGGATTTGGTAGTTCATGTGGGCAAACAGGATGCTAATTTTGTCGTTACCAATGCGGACGGTAATGCGGCTTCTGGCATTAACAACATCAACGTCGGGCTCAAAATTGTCCACCCCACGGTGGATCAAGATTATTTCCAGGGCCCCAATGGCCAAGTTTATGAACCCCTGAGTGAAGATGCCTGTGCTGGTTTGGCCGCCGCCCAAGCCTTATTTGGGGGCCGTACCCTCTGGTGTTCCTACGAATCCTTTGCCATCAATGGTTTGCCCATCTGGCAGACTGTGACCCAGGCCATGGCGGAACTCCGTCGTCCTACCCCTTCCACCATTACCCTTTTTACGGCGGGGGCTTTGGAACAAGGACGCAATGGTTGGACCCACCAACGGCCAGAAATTGAGAATTATTTTGCCGCCATGATGCGCAATGGCAATATTTTTCCCCTCTTCCCCTGTGACGCCAACGGCATTCAGGTTTGTTATGACTGGGCTTTAACCACCAGCAATAAGGGCATTCCCATCACTGCCAGTAAGTCTCCCCTGCCCATCCGCACTACCCTGGAGGAAAATCGCCAAGGTTTGGCTAAAGGCGGCGTCCTAATCCACAGCAGTACTGGCTCCAAAACTGTGGTCTTTGCTGTGATTGGCGATATGACTTTAATTCCCGTCTTGGAAGCAGTTAGCCAATTGGAAAGTAAAGGTTATGGGGTGAAAGTGGTTTCTGTGATCAATCCCCGGCGCTTATACCGTCCCCATGATGTGCAATGGGAAGATTGTTCCGAGTCAGATGGTGGCTTTTTGAGTGATGCTGAATTTGCCGAACTGTTCGGTGGGGATGCGTTGATTGGGGTAACCGGCGGCAGTGGAGCCATGTTGGAACCGGTGATGCTCCGCAGTGCTTGCCCCAGGGATATTTTTGCCTGGAAACGGGGGGAAACCACCGCTAGTGCTGGGCAATTAATGGCCTATAACGGTTTAACTTCCCAAGCTTTAGGCGATCGGGCTAAGGCTTTGCTGGCCTAG
- a CDS encoding YggS family pyridoxal phosphate-dependent enzyme: MFSPSVYSEIITILPLSVRLVAVTKTKAINDIEAAYETGIRDFAESRIQEALPKIEALASYKDINWHFIGRLQRNKARKVVENFAYIHSIDNLAIAARLDRIAEELGKHPQGLLQVKLRPDENKSGWTKEALSIDLTQLELLQNLKICGLMTILPLGLSPGDRQQTFGELKNLAAEINQTSHLSLTELSMGMSEDYPQAIAAGATMIRLGTILFGDRG; the protein is encoded by the coding sequence ATGTTTTCTCCCAGCGTTTACTCAGAAATTATTACCATCCTCCCCCTCAGTGTAAGGTTAGTGGCGGTGACCAAAACCAAGGCGATCAACGACATCGAAGCGGCCTACGAGACGGGTATCCGGGATTTTGCCGAAAGTCGCATCCAGGAAGCGTTACCAAAAATTGAGGCTTTAGCAAGTTACAAAGACATTAACTGGCATTTTATCGGACGCTTACAGAGAAACAAGGCCCGCAAAGTGGTGGAAAATTTTGCCTATATCCATTCCATTGATAATTTGGCGATCGCCGCTAGGTTGGATCGCATAGCCGAAGAGTTGGGTAAGCATCCCCAGGGATTATTGCAAGTCAAGCTACGGCCAGACGAAAATAAATCGGGTTGGACCAAGGAAGCATTAAGTATTGATTTAACTCAATTAGAGCTATTACAAAACCTAAAAATTTGTGGATTAATGACCATTTTGCCCCTCGGTCTGTCCCCTGGCGATCGCCAACAAACCTTTGGAGAATTAAAAAATTTAGCCGCAGAGATTAATCAAACATCTCACCTATCATTAACGGAACTATCCATGGGGATGTCCGAGGATTATCCCCAAGCCATTGCTGCTGGGGCTACCATGATCCGTTTGGGCACTATTCTCTTTGGCGATCGGGGTTAA
- a CDS encoding TIGR03960 family B12-binding radical SAM protein: MPVPVQTLINAEIHKPARYLGNELGTAHKDWDSATVRWVLTYPEVYELGASNLGHILLYNIINAQPRQLCDRTYLPAADLATKLRETNTPLFALESRRYLPEFDILGFSLSYELGATNILEMLQLAQIPLTWQERKDGEYPLIFAGGQTATSNPEPYADFFDFIALGDGEELLPEIGLVLEEGKRQGLNKEDLLLDLAQVPGVYVPRFYDMADDGSVHANRPDVPKRIMRRVATPIPAYSIGLVPLIETVHDRLTVEIRRGCTRGCRFCQPGMLTRPARDVEPETVIDAIETGIRQTGYNEFSLLSLSCSDYLALPAVGLEIRNRLKNENIALTLPSQRVDRFDENIANILGGTRQGSLTFAPEAGTQRLRDVINKGLTNEELLRGIKTAVEQGWDKVKLYFMIGLPGETDVDVLGIVETVQWLRQECRLPQRRALNFNLTISNFTPKPHTPFQWHSVSTSEFRRKQDLLRQAFKGMRGVKVNYTDVRISAMEDFVGRGDRRLGQVVRRAWELGAGMDAWWESLDKAYGAWAQAIDEADLTWKYRLVEDGEWNIFHGDTPDENVYDAPLPWDHLDTGIDKTWLKNDLFKALEAATVPDCSFDGCSHCGVCGVDFGHNIIAPVPPIPVFDGDFKPNTDRVQRLRVWFGKQNSMALVSHLDLVRLFDRAMRRTGLPIAFTGGFHPGPRISIANALPLGSSSSGEIVDFDFTEMLDPEEFRQRLAVVLPEDLPLYQVVEVDPKSPAVTQLLDQARYQVQLITDEPVTLTQWQAWTEEIIAREEILWKKTTKRGKKVTLNLREQLLDLTILTVMPEEVTVDYMGTCRNDGTQLQPRNLAYLFEQVSGVNMQLGQIHRLRLILDNN; this comes from the coding sequence ATGCCAGTGCCTGTACAAACCTTGATTAATGCCGAGATCCATAAGCCTGCCCGGTATCTAGGCAACGAATTGGGGACAGCGCACAAAGATTGGGACAGTGCCACGGTGCGCTGGGTGTTGACCTATCCCGAAGTTTATGAACTGGGGGCTTCCAACCTGGGGCATATTTTGCTCTACAACATCATCAATGCTCAACCCAGGCAATTGTGTGATCGCACCTATCTGCCCGCCGCCGACCTGGCAACAAAACTGAGGGAGACTAATACCCCTTTATTCGCTCTAGAATCCCGCCGTTACCTGCCAGAATTTGACATTTTGGGATTTAGTTTGAGTTACGAATTAGGGGCCACTAATATTTTGGAAATGTTGCAATTGGCCCAAATTCCCCTCACCTGGCAGGAAAGAAAAGATGGGGAGTACCCCTTGATTTTTGCGGGAGGGCAAACCGCCACTTCCAATCCGGAACCCTACGCCGATTTTTTCGATTTCATTGCCCTGGGGGATGGGGAAGAATTGTTGCCAGAAATTGGTTTGGTGCTGGAAGAAGGCAAACGGCAGGGACTAAACAAGGAAGATTTATTGCTCGATTTAGCCCAAGTGCCAGGGGTTTATGTGCCCCGTTTTTATGACATGGCCGATGATGGTTCTGTCCATGCCAATCGTCCCGATGTACCGAAACGAATTATGCGCCGGGTGGCCACTCCCATACCAGCCTATTCCATTGGTTTAGTGCCGCTGATTGAAACCGTTCACGATCGCCTGACGGTGGAAATTCGTCGGGGTTGTACTAGGGGCTGTCGCTTTTGCCAACCGGGGATGTTGACCCGTCCGGCCAGAGATGTGGAACCGGAAACGGTGATTGATGCCATTGAAACCGGCATTCGCCAAACGGGTTATAACGAATTTTCTTTGCTTTCCCTGAGTTGTTCCGATTATTTAGCTTTACCGGCAGTGGGATTGGAAATCAGAAATCGCCTCAAAAATGAAAACATTGCCCTCACTTTACCCAGCCAACGGGTGGATCGCTTTGATGAAAACATCGCCAATATTCTTGGCGGTACCAGACAGGGGAGTTTAACTTTTGCTCCGGAAGCAGGCACCCAAAGATTACGGGATGTAATCAACAAGGGGTTGACCAACGAAGAATTACTGCGGGGTATTAAAACGGCGGTGGAACAGGGTTGGGATAAGGTCAAACTTTATTTCATGATTGGCCTGCCGGGGGAAACCGATGTGGACGTGTTAGGCATTGTGGAAACGGTGCAATGGTTACGTCAGGAATGTCGTTTACCCCAACGCCGAGCCTTAAATTTTAATCTGACTATTTCCAATTTCACCCCCAAACCCCACACTCCTTTTCAATGGCATTCTGTTTCCACCAGTGAGTTTCGCCGCAAACAGGATTTATTACGACAGGCCTTTAAAGGGATGCGGGGGGTGAAAGTTAACTATACTGATGTCCGCATTTCTGCCATGGAAGATTTCGTTGGCCGGGGCGATCGCCGTTTGGGGCAAGTGGTGCGTCGGGCTTGGGAATTGGGAGCGGGCATGGATGCCTGGTGGGAAAGTTTGGACAAAGCCTATGGAGCCTGGGCCCAGGCGATCGACGAAGCGGATTTAACCTGGAAATATCGTCTGGTGGAGGATGGGGAGTGGAATATTTTTCATGGCGATACCCCCGATGAAAACGTTTATGATGCCCCCCTACCCTGGGATCACCTTGATACGGGCATTGATAAAACCTGGCTCAAAAATGATCTTTTCAAGGCGTTGGAAGCCGCCACTGTCCCAGACTGTTCCTTTGACGGTTGTTCCCATTGCGGTGTTTGTGGAGTGGATTTTGGCCATAACATTATTGCTCCAGTGCCCCCCATTCCAGTTTTTGATGGGGACTTTAAACCCAACACTGACCGAGTGCAGCGCCTACGGGTCTGGTTTGGCAAGCAAAATTCCATGGCTTTGGTCAGTCATCTCGACCTAGTGCGACTGTTTGACCGCGCCATGCGTCGTACTGGTTTACCCATTGCTTTCACCGGGGGATTTCATCCAGGGCCCCGCATTTCCATTGCCAATGCCTTACCGTTAGGTTCCAGCAGTAGCGGAGAAATAGTTGATTTTGACTTCACAGAAATGCTTGATCCAGAAGAATTTCGCCAACGATTAGCCGTTGTTTTACCAGAAGATTTACCTCTTTATCAAGTAGTGGAAGTGGATCCCAAATCCCCAGCAGTGACGCAATTATTAGACCAAGCTCGTTACCAAGTGCAACTAATAACTGACGAACCAGTGACATTAACCCAATGGCAAGCCTGGACGGAAGAAATTATCGCTCGAGAGGAAATATTGTGGAAAAAAACCACCAAAAGGGGCAAAAAGGTAACTCTTAATTTGCGGGAGCAGTTGCTTGATTTAACAATCCTTACAGTGATGCCAGAAGAGGTCACGGTGGATTACATGGGGACTTGCCGTAATGATGGCACCCAGTTACAACCTCGCAATTTAGCCTATTTGTTTGAGCAGGTGAGTGGAGTTAATATGCAATTGGGTCAAATTCATCGCTTAAGGTTGATACTTGATAACAACTAA
- a CDS encoding nucleotidyltransferase family protein, which produces MKTLAMNLHEAAITQFCEQNHIRKLSLLGSVLRDDFTESSDIDILV; this is translated from the coding sequence ATGAAGACTCTGGCAATGAATTTACACGAAGCGGCGATTACTCAATTTTGCGAACAGAACCACATTCGTAAACTATCCTTGCTCGGATCGGTTTTACGAGATGATTTCACCGAATCCAGCGATATAGATATTTTGGTTTAA
- a CDS encoding cytochrome c oxidase subunit II gives MKIPGSVITLLIGVVITVVSLWYGQNNGLMPVAASADAEEVDGIFNYMMTIATGLFLLVEGVLVYCLIRFRRRKGDQTDGPPIEGNVPLEILWTAIPTVIVFTLAVYSFEVYNNLGGLDPTISRDNAGQQMAHNHMGHMGSMGNMVAMSGDGDVALGIGLDSEEQGVKPLMVDVKGIQYAWIFTYPETGIISGELHAPIDRPVQLNMEAGDVIHAFWVPQLRLKQDVIPGRGSTLVFNASTPGQYPVICAELCGAYHGGMKSVFYAHTPEEYDDWVAANAPAPTESMAMTLPKATTAMTPEEYLAPYVKEMGVETKALAQLKDQVSPVKDLL, from the coding sequence GTGAAAATTCCCGGTAGTGTCATAACCCTTCTCATCGGCGTTGTGATCACAGTTGTTAGTTTGTGGTACGGACAGAATAATGGTCTGATGCCCGTTGCCGCCTCCGCTGACGCGGAAGAAGTGGATGGCATTTTTAATTACATGATGACCATTGCCACGGGATTATTCCTTTTGGTGGAAGGGGTCTTGGTTTACTGCCTGATCCGCTTTCGCCGTCGCAAGGGCGACCAAACCGATGGCCCTCCAATTGAAGGTAATGTGCCCCTGGAAATTCTCTGGACTGCCATTCCTACGGTAATTGTTTTTACCTTGGCAGTGTATAGCTTTGAGGTGTACAACAACCTGGGCGGTTTGGATCCAACCATTTCTAGGGATAATGCCGGTCAGCAGATGGCCCATAACCACATGGGACATATGGGGAGTATGGGTAATATGGTGGCTATGTCTGGGGACGGAGATGTTGCCCTGGGTATTGGTTTGGATAGCGAAGAACAAGGAGTCAAACCACTGATGGTGGACGTTAAGGGCATTCAGTATGCGTGGATTTTCACCTATCCCGAGACTGGAATTATTTCCGGGGAACTGCACGCCCCCATCGATCGCCCGGTGCAATTGAATATGGAAGCGGGGGATGTGATCCATGCCTTTTGGGTTCCCCAATTGCGATTAAAACAGGATGTGATTCCCGGGCGGGGCAGTACTTTGGTGTTCAATGCCAGTACCCCTGGGCAGTATCCGGTGATCTGTGCCGAGTTGTGTGGTGCTTACCATGGAGGCATGAAATCGGTTTTCTACGCCCATACCCCCGAAGAGTATGACGACTGGGTAGCGGCCAATGCTCCGGCTCCGACGGAATCGATGGCCATGACATTGCCCAAAGCGACCACCGCCATGACTCCCGAAGAATATTTGGCCCCCTATGTGAAGGAAATGGGAGTAGAAACCAAAGCATTGGCCCAGTTGAAGGATCAAGTCTCTCCGGTCAAGGATCTGCTTTGA